In the genome of bacterium SCSIO 12827, the window TCGTGCAGGCCTTCCTGCATGACGTACGCGCCGCCTAAGGGGCGCGGGCCACAGACAGAATTTTCCTCCCTCCCCCTGGAACCCGGCTGGCGTTACGGCGCTGACCGGGTTCCAATTTTTTTTACCATGTGTCATCTGACGGCGGAAAATGGGGTTTTTGCGGCCCGATTTCAAAAACTTGTTCGGTATCGACCTAAGTATGTGTTTAGGGCATACTAAAGTATGGACCGGGGGGGGTGCATCCGGCTGCGAAGCGAAGCGGCCATAAAAAAACGAGGCAGGCAGAATGCGATTGCTGTTCGCCGATGACCATCCCATGTTTCTCGATGCGGTGCGTGAGCATCTTAACCGCGCTTTTCCCGATATCGAGATTCAGGCGGCGTCCAATCTCGACGAAGTGACGACCAAGCTTTCGAACAAGGGGGACTACGATCTCGTGGTCCTGGATTTCTCCATGCCTGGCATGGAGGGCACGGAAGGGGTCAAACGGCTTCGCGCTACCTATCCTGACCTGGCCATTGCCGTGACCTCCGGCGTCGCCAAGACACGGGACGTGAAGACCGTCCTTGATCTCGGCGCCCATGGGTTTTTGCCGAAAACCTTGACCGGCTCCGCCTATGCGGGGGCCCTTCGTGTGATCGCCGAGGGCGGTACTTACGTGCCGGTGGAAACCATGCAGGCGTTGGCTGCCGAGGCGGCGGACCGCAAGATCAATGCGGAAGGCCTGACGCCCCGCGAGATGGAGGTGCTTGAGGGCATCGCCGACGGAAAACCGAATAAGCAGATCGCTCGTGATCTTGAAATCCATGAAGTCACGGTGAAGCTGCATGCGCGCAGCATCTTCAAAAAAATTGGCGTGCAGAACCGTTCACAAGCGGCCGTTGTCGCCCGCGAACGGGGACTCGTTACGAGGGGCTATGTGCAGGAAAATTACTAACCCTTATGAACGCGGGCCGTCATGGGCATTTCGTGGAAAATCCATAAGGCCGAAAATCTTGTAAGCTTTTCCGTCTTCGGACAATCAAGTCTTCTGGAGACGGTGGATGCGCTGCGGGATTTGGCCGCAGCACCGGACTTCAGGTCCGGTATGCGTCGGCTTTATGTCTGTGATGATGGCCTGATGGCCGCCTCTGGGCTTGATTCCACCCAAGGCGCCTTTGTTGATGTGCTGGGTTTTCAGATCGCCAAGATGTTCGACCATCCGGCGACCGCGGCTTTGGTCTATCGGCGGGACAACACCGTCGCCGCCGACCGCTTTGCGAACACTGCCCGGGTGTGTGACGAAATCTATGCCCGCGACGGCAAAGGGCCCATGGACCGCAAGGTATTCGAAGACATCGAAGACGCCGTAGCCTGGCTGAACCTGCCGCCGGGTTTCCGGCCGTCTTAGGAACCCTTTCCGGATATCAAGGATCGGTAACTTCGGAAAGTTTCCAGCCTTTGTCTTTTTAAGAATTTGTCCCCTGGACCCCACGAGTGGGGGGGCGCAATGCCATCAGTGCGACGAAAGAGACGAGCCCCAGCACACCCGAAAGCATAAGCGCGGCGGCGCCCATATGGTCGATCGCGAGGGCGAACAGGAAAGGGGCCCCGGCCTGGACGAAACGGGCCGGTGCCATCAGCAATCCCTGACGCCGCCCATATCCCACCGCCCCGAAGATGGCGAGGGGGAGCGTTCCGTTGGTGATGGTGAGGATGCCGTTGCCGGCGCCGTGCAATAGGGAGAATGCGGATGCGGCGGGTGCTCCGGCGGCCAGTATTACGGCGGCACCCAAGGGGTGGGTTAGTGCCGCCAGCCGTGCGGACAGCAAGGGGTGATAGTGTTTTAGGAATCCGAATTCAAGCAGCCGGCCCGCGACCTGGGCCGGGCCGACCAAGGCCGCCGCGGCGATTGCCGCGGCGGGAGAGGCCCCGGCCTCTTGCAGTATCCGGGGAAGATGCGCCGCCATCGCGGTGCTGGTGAACCAGGTGATCGCGAAGACCAAGGCCAGGATCGCGGCGGCGAATCTGGGGGGCTCTCCAGGGCCCGCGGACTGATGGGATTCCCCGACCGTCTCTCCACCGGCCGGCGCGCCGTTTCCTTTCGGCACGAACAGCCGGTTAAGTGGCAGGCCGATCACCAGATGGGCGGCGGCCCAGGCGAAACAAGCGGCACGCCAGCCGATCTCGGCTTCCATGAAGGCGGTGATCGGCCAGCAGATGGTGCTGGCGAACCCGGCCATCAGGGTGATGCCGGTGATGGCGCCCCGGGCATCACGGCCGTAGAGGCCGGCGAGGGTCGCAAAGGCGGCATCATAAAGGCCCATGGACATGCCGCCGCCGATGACGAGCCAGGCGGCGAACAGGCCGAGGGCATTCTCGGCCAGGCCGAGCATCCCCAGGCCGGTGGCGAACACAAGGTTCGCCGTCCATAGCAGGCCGCGCCCACCCAGCTTGTCGATCTGGCGCCCGACGACCGGGCCGAGCAATGCCGACAAGATCAGGGCCGCGGAGAAGGCGGCATAGACAAGGCCGGTCGTCACATCGATCTCCGCCGCAATGGGTTCGGCAAGGATCGCCGGCAGATAGTAGGTTGACCCCCAGCCCAGGGTTTGCCCAGTGCCGACGGCGATAACGACGGCTCGGCGTTGGGTCGCCATAATCAGCCCTTAGGCGCCTGCGGCCGTATCAGGGCCGCAACCGCAGCCCTCCTTGCCGGCGGCTTTGGCATCCATGTCACGGACGCAGCAGGCGTCGACCTCTTCGGGCGCCGGTCCGCCGCAGCAGGAGGAGGATTCCTCGGTCACGCCCGGTAGGCTGCACACGCCCGTTTCCGGCAGGTCCAGTTCGACGCGGTGCGCCGCTTCATGGTCGCCGGCGAGCGAGGCGGCGATGGAGCGCACTTGTTCATAGCCCGTGGTCATCAGAAAGGTCGGTGCGCGGCCGTAGGACTTCATCCCGGCGATGAAGAAATCGGGTTCCGGATGACTTAGTTCGCGTACGCCGTGGGGGCGTACGGTGCCGCAACTGTGCAGGTTGGGGTCGATCAGCGGCGCCAGGTCGTTGACGGCCTCAAGCCAGGGGTCGAGACCCAGGCGCACCTCGCGCAGCATGTCAAGCTGCGGACGGAAGCCCGTGGCGACGACGATGCGGTCGACCTGTCGGTGGTCGTCACCGCCGTCCAAGACGCCGTCGATATCAAGACTGTCGCCGTTGCGCGACACGGCGCGCACGGAATAGGGGCGGAGCAGGGTCAGGCGGCCCGATTCCATGGCGGCGCGGGTTCGGATTCCCAGGTCGCCGCGCGCCGGCAGGGCATCGGCGGCGCCACCGCCGAACAACGTGTCGCCGGTATCGCGACGCACAGCCCAGACGATCTCCGTGCCCGGTTCGGCATCCTTCAGGTCCAGCAGGTCTAGAAGCACGTTGAAGGCTGAATGGCCGCTGCCGACCACCAATGTGCGCCTGCCGGCGTAATCGGCGCGGGCCCGGCCCAGCACATCGGGAATGCCATAGGCGATATAATCGGCGCAGTCGGCTTCGCCGGGCGCGGGCAGGCCGCCGACCCCCATGGGGTTCGGCGCGGTCCAGGTGCCGGAGGCATCGATCACCGCGGCGGCGTCAAGAGAAGAGCCGTCGGCGAGCCGGATTTCGAACGGCCGCTCCGCGCGCCCTTCGGAACGGACCTTGTCCATGTCCTTGCGGCCAAGGGCGGTAACCCTGGCGTTGAGGCGCAGATGAGGGCGGATCGACATGTGGGCCGCGAGCGGCGCCAGATAGCGGTCGACGATATCGCCGCCCGTGGGCAGGGCGTCGGGATCGGGTGCTTGCCACCCTGCGTCTTCCAGCAGGCGGCGGGCCGCCTTGTCGACGTTGTAGCGCCAAGGGGAAAACAGGCGCACGTGCCCCCATTCACGCATGGCGGCGCCGGGTTCGGCTCCGGCCTCCAGTATGACGAAGGGCAGGCCGTATTCGTGCAGGTGCGCGGCGGCGGCAAGGCCGACCGGGCCGGCGCCGATGATCGCGACGGGCAGTTCTGATCGGGGTGAAGAAGCGGGCATGACACGTGTCCTTGTCTGATGTTCAATGCATTGATGGGTGATATAAAAGGCCAAAAAATATCAGCAGCAATCCTCGGTCCGGCAGATCCCTTCGCTGTTGGCGGAAACGCAGGCGCCGACCTCGGCCCAGGCCTTTACCGCGACCTGGAATGCCGTTTCACCCTTGTCGGTGATGGTGTAGATCTTCCGCCGCCGCCCACTCACGACCTCTTCGCGGGCAGTGACATAGCCG includes:
- a CDS encoding PadR family transcriptional regulator — translated: MSLSKFFILCVLNRRPMHGYEISKAVEDTTQGCCSPTPGALYPVLKEFEKGGYVTAREEVVSGRRRKIYTITDKGETAFQVAVKAWAEVGACVSANSEGICRTEDCC
- a CDS encoding response regulator transcription factor, yielding MRLLFADDHPMFLDAVREHLNRAFPDIEIQAASNLDEVTTKLSNKGDYDLVVLDFSMPGMEGTEGVKRLRATYPDLAIAVTSGVAKTRDVKTVLDLGAHGFLPKTLTGSAYAGALRVIAEGGTYVPVETMQALAAEAADRKINAEGLTPREMEVLEGIADGKPNKQIARDLEIHEVTVKLHARSIFKKIGVQNRSQAAVVARERGLVTRGYVQENY
- a CDS encoding NAD(P)-binding domain-containing protein, coding for MPASSPRSELPVAIIGAGPVGLAAAAHLHEYGLPFVILEAGAEPGAAMREWGHVRLFSPWRYNVDKAARRLLEDAGWQAPDPDALPTGGDIVDRYLAPLAAHMSIRPHLRLNARVTALGRKDMDKVRSEGRAERPFEIRLADGSSLDAAAVIDASGTWTAPNPMGVGGLPAPGEADCADYIAYGIPDVLGRARADYAGRRTLVVGSGHSAFNVLLDLLDLKDAEPGTEIVWAVRRDTGDTLFGGGAADALPARGDLGIRTRAAMESGRLTLLRPYSVRAVSRNGDSLDIDGVLDGGDDHRQVDRIVVATGFRPQLDMLREVRLGLDPWLEAVNDLAPLIDPNLHSCGTVRPHGVRELSHPEPDFFIAGMKSYGRAPTFLMTTGYEQVRSIAASLAGDHEAAHRVELDLPETGVCSLPGVTEESSSCCGGPAPEEVDACCVRDMDAKAAGKEGCGCGPDTAAGA
- a CDS encoding MFS transporter, which codes for MATQRRAVVIAVGTGQTLGWGSTYYLPAILAEPIAAEIDVTTGLVYAAFSAALILSALLGPVVGRQIDKLGGRGLLWTANLVFATGLGMLGLAENALGLFAAWLVIGGGMSMGLYDAAFATLAGLYGRDARGAITGITLMAGFASTICWPITAFMEAEIGWRAACFAWAAAHLVIGLPLNRLFVPKGNGAPAGGETVGESHQSAGPGEPPRFAAAILALVFAITWFTSTAMAAHLPRILQEAGASPAAAIAAAALVGPAQVAGRLLEFGFLKHYHPLLSARLAALTHPLGAAVILAAGAPAASAFSLLHGAGNGILTITNGTLPLAIFGAVGYGRRQGLLMAPARFVQAGAPFLFALAIDHMGAAALMLSGVLGLVSFVALMALRPPTRGVQGTNS